Proteins encoded in a region of the Zunongwangia endophytica genome:
- a CDS encoding four helix bundle protein gives MAKRHNYKNLKIWKLGLEIANNISDILCDFPKHERYDLSSQMSRASVSIPSNVAEGSSRTDKSFSHFINISLGSSFELGTQLLVAKHRNYIDQETLNKIEHKIEEFQKMAMSFQNKL, from the coding sequence ATGGCGAAAAGGCATAATTATAAGAATTTAAAGATTTGGAAATTAGGTTTAGAAATAGCCAATAACATTTCAGATATATTATGTGACTTTCCTAAACACGAAAGATATGATTTGAGTTCACAAATGAGCCGAGCTTCTGTTTCTATTCCAAGTAATGTCGCTGAAGGCTCTTCACGGACGGATAAATCATTTAGCCATTTCATAAATATCTCTCTTGGTTCATCTTTTGAATTGGGAACACAATTATTAGTGGCAAAACATAGAAATTATATAGATCAAGAAACTTTAAATAAAATAGAACATAAAATTGAAGAATTTCAGAAAATGGCAATGAGTTTTCAAAACAAATTATAG